AGAGGCCGTCCGGATCATGGCTGCCGCCCTCCCCCGCGTGGTGACCGGGGCGGGTGCCGGCGGAGGGGTCGCGGACCCGGCCGCCGACGCCCTCTACGGGTCCTACCTCGCCGGGATCGTCCTCGACACCGCCGGGGTCGCGTTGCACCACCGGACCTGCCACGTCCTCGGTGGCATGTTCGGGCTCGACCACGGAGGGATGAACGCCGCCATCCTGGGCCACGCGCTGGCCTACACCGCACCCGCCATCCAGCCGGTCATCGCCCGGCTCGCGGAGGCGCTCCAGGTCAACGACCCCGCCGTCGCCCTCCACCAGCTCGCCGAGCGCATCGGGGCACCGACCGCGCTCGAGGAGCTCGGCATGCCGGCCGACGGGATCGAGGAGGCCGCGGGCCGCGTCGTCGAGGAGGCCGCCGACAACCCCCGCCCGCCCGAGCACGACGCCATCGCCGCGATGCTGCGGCGGGCGTTCGCCGGGAAGGCGCCGGAGCGAGAGGGCTGAGCAGCGATGGCACGTCTCTCGTCCCTGCACGACGCCGTCGCCGCCGAGGTGCGCGACGGCATGACCGTCGCCCTCGAGGGCTTCACCCACCTCATCCCCTTCGCCGCGGCGCACGAGGTGATCCGCCAGGGCCGCCGCGAGCTGACGCTCGTCCGGATGACACCGGACCTGATCAGCGACCAGCTGATCGGCGCCGGGTGCGCGTCCGCGCTGGTGTTCTCCTGGGGCGGCAACCCAGGTGTGGGGTCCCTGCACCGCCTGCGCGACGCCGTCGAGCACGGCTGGCCACACCCCATCGTGCTGGTCGAGCACGCGCACGCGGCCATGGCGGCCGCCTGGGAGGCGGGGGCGGCGAACCTGCCCTTCGCCGTCCTCCGCGGGTACGCGGGCACCGACCTCCCCAGCGTCAACGACCAGATCGCCGCCATCAGGTGCCCCTTCACCGACGAGGAGCTCGCCGCCGTCCCCGCCCACCGCCCGGACGTCGGCATCGTCCACGCCCAGCGCGCCGACCGTGACGGCAACGTGCTGCTCGAGGGGATCATCGGGGTCCAGAAGGAGGTCGTGCTCGCCTCCGCACGATCGATCGTGACCGTCGAGGAGGTCGTGGACGACCTCGGCCCCCGCTCGATGAACGCCAGCGTGGTCCCGGGCTGGGCGATCGACCACGTGGTCGTCGCCCCTCGTGGCGCCCACCCCTCCTACGCCCACGGCTACTACCCGCGCGACAACGCCTTCTACGTCGCGTGGGACGACATCTCCCGGGACCGGACCCGCTTCACGGCCTGGATCGACGAGCACGTGCTCGGGGCGGTGGCGGCGTGACGCGCGACTGGACCCCGGCGGAGCTCATGACGATCGCCGCCTCCAGGGCGCTCGACCCCGACGACGTGTGCTTCGTCGGCATCGGCGCCCCGTCGGCGGCATGCAATCTGGCCCGGCTCACCCGTGCCCCGGACCTGATCCTCATCTACGAGTCGGGGACGATCGGGACGCGCCCCGACGTGCTCCCGCTGTCGATCGGTGACGGCGAGCTGGCCGAGACCGCCCTGACGACCGTCTCGGTGCCGGAGATGTTCCGGTCCTGGCTGCAGGGCGGCCACGTCACCGTCGGGTTCCTCGGCGCGGCCCAGCTCGACCGGTACGCGAACCTGAACACGACGGTGATCGGGAGCTACGACTCCCCCCACGTCCGGTTGCCGGGTGCGGGAGGAGCCCCCGAGATCGCCACGCACTGCCAGCGGGTGCTCATCACCCTCCGCCACCGTCCCCGAGCCCTCGTCGAGACCGTCGACTTCGTCACCTCGCTGGGGTTCGGGCGCACCGGGACCGAGCGGGCGGCCCTGGGGATCCCCACCGCCGGGCCCCAGCTCGTCGTCACCGACCTGTGCACCCTCGCCCCCGAGCAGGACACGAACGAG
The nucleotide sequence above comes from Euzebya pacifica. Encoded proteins:
- a CDS encoding CoA transferase subunit A — translated: MARLSSLHDAVAAEVRDGMTVALEGFTHLIPFAAAHEVIRQGRRELTLVRMTPDLISDQLIGAGCASALVFSWGGNPGVGSLHRLRDAVEHGWPHPIVLVEHAHAAMAAAWEAGAANLPFAVLRGYAGTDLPSVNDQIAAIRCPFTDEELAAVPAHRPDVGIVHAQRADRDGNVLLEGIIGVQKEVVLASARSIVTVEEVVDDLGPRSMNASVVPGWAIDHVVVAPRGAHPSYAHGYYPRDNAFYVAWDDISRDRTRFTAWIDEHVLGAVAA
- a CDS encoding CoA-transferase gives rise to the protein MTIAASRALDPDDVCFVGIGAPSAACNLARLTRAPDLILIYESGTIGTRPDVLPLSIGDGELAETALTTVSVPEMFRSWLQGGHVTVGFLGAAQLDRYANLNTTVIGSYDSPHVRLPGAGGAPEIATHCQRVLITLRHRPRALVETVDFVTSLGFGRTGTERAALGIPTAGPQLVVTDLCTLAPEQDTNELVVTALHPGVGRAQVQAATGWPVRFAPEVAETPPPTEEELTVLRELHRRTAAVHGA